The following proteins come from a genomic window of Actinomarinicola tropica:
- a CDS encoding MarR family winged helix-turn-helix transcriptional regulator, which produces MRGRAENLLGALATSLSDEIDRVTTDAAGHGASGPAALSLLMRRPGCTIEVLRSHIGLSHSATVRLVDRLVDDGLVVRRPGGDDREVAVHLTARGRRRALRVHEQRRAVLGRALAGLSVSDRRHLELLLDRVLRTEAVVHEDPQTICRLCEVPVCPLRRCPVPAAR; this is translated from the coding sequence ATGCGAGGCCGAGCGGAGAACCTGCTGGGAGCGCTCGCGACGAGCCTCTCCGACGAGATCGACCGGGTGACGACGGACGCCGCGGGACACGGGGCGTCGGGCCCGGCGGCCCTCTCCCTCCTCATGCGGCGGCCGGGCTGCACGATCGAGGTGCTCCGCTCCCACATCGGCCTCAGCCACTCGGCGACCGTGCGTCTCGTCGACCGCCTCGTCGACGACGGACTCGTGGTGCGCCGCCCGGGAGGCGACGACCGCGAGGTGGCCGTGCACCTCACCGCGCGCGGCCGCCGTCGCGCGCTGCGGGTCCACGAGCAGCGTCGGGCCGTCCTCGGTCGGGCGCTGGCCGGCCTGTCGGTGTCCGATCGACGCCACCTCGAGCTGCTCCTCGATCGGGTCCTGCGCACCGAGGCCGTCGTGCACGAGGACCCGCAGACGATCTGCCGCCTGTGCGAGGTGCCCGTGTGCCCGCTGCGCCGGTGCCCGGTCCCGGCCGCCCGGTAG